TCCTGGCGTTCCTGTTCGTGCTGCGCGCCGTCCCCGAGACGAAGGGCCGCGAACTGGAGGACATGGACGACCTCACGGCCCCGCGGGCAGCGCGCGCGAAAGGACGGGCCGCGCGTCCGCCCATCGGCTAGAGTGGATCCATGCCGCACGTGTTCGCAGAGACGACGACGCCGGGTCACTCCCGGCGCGACTGCGGCATGTACTGACATTGCACGCGGAAGGGCCCCGGGAGCGATCCCCGGGGCCCTTCCGCCGTCCGGGGACGCCGCGGGCCCTCCGCCGACCGAGAGGAGCGGCCGATGGAGCCGGACGCGTCCGGGGGACACCCCGAGTCGATAGCATCGAAACCCGTTCACCCCGACCCATCATCGCGAGGAGTACCCGTGTCCACCGTGTCCGAGCTGCGCATCACCCTCGACGGGAGCGAGCGGGCGGTGCCGGCGGGCACCACCGCGGGCCAGGCGCTGGAGGCCGACGGCCGCACCGTGATCGCCGCCCGCGTCAACGGCGAGCTGCGCGACCTCGCCGGCGAACTGCGCGACGGCGACGCCGTCGAGCCGGTCGAGATCGGCTCGGACGACGGCCGGGCGATCATGCGGCACTCCGCCGCGCACGTGATGGCGCAGGCCGTCCAGGAGCTGTTCCCCGAGGCGAAGCTGGGCATCGGCCCGCCGGTGGAGAACGGCTTCTACTACGACTTCGACGTCGCCGAGCCGTTCACCCCCGACGACCTCAAGCGCGTCGAGAAGCGGATGCGCGAGATCGTCAAGCAGGGGCAGCGGTTCTCCCGCCGCCCCGTCTCCGACGAGGACGCGCGCGCCGAGCTGGCCGGCGAGCCCTACAAACTGGAGCTGATCGGGCTGAAGGGCTCCGGCCCGGACGCGGCCGACGGCGCCGAGGTCGAGGTGGGCGGCGGCGAGCTGACCATCTACGACAACCTGGACGCCAAGTCCGGCGAGCCGCGCTGGAAGGACCTGTGCCGCGGCCCGCACCTGCCGTCCACCCGGGTCATCCCCGCCTTCAAGCTGATGCGCTCGGGCGGCGCGTACTGGCGCGGCAGCGAGAAGAACCCGCAGCTCCAGCGGATCTACGGCACCGCCTGGGAGTCGCGCGAGAAGCAGGACGAGTACCTGAGGTTCCTGGAGGAGGCCGAGAAGCGCGACCACCGCCGCCTCGGCGCCGAGCTCGACCTGTTCTCCTTCCCGAACGAGATCGGCAGCGGCCTCGCCGTCTTCCACCCGAAGGGCGGCGCCGTCCGCAAGGTGATGGAGGACTACTCGCGCCGCCGGCACGAGGAGGAGGGGTACGAGTTCGTCAACACCCCGCACATCACCAAGGGCCACCTGTTCGAGACCTCCGGGCACCTCGGCTGGTACAAGGACGACATGTTCCCCGCCATGGAGGTCGACGGCGGCGACTACTACCTCAAGCCGATGAACTGCCCGATGCACAACCTGATCTTCCGGGCGCGCGGCCGGTCCTACCGGGAGCTGCCGCTGCGGCTGTTCGAGTTCGGGTCGGTGTACCGGTACGAGAAGTCGGGCGTCGTGCACGGCCTCACCCGCGTGCGGGGCATGACCCAGGACGACGCGCACATCTACTGCACCGAGGAGCAGATGGGCGAGGAGATCAAGCGCCTCCTCGACTTCGTCCTCGGCCTGCTGCGCGACTACGGCCTGAACGAGTTCTACCTGGAGCTGTCCACCCGCGACGAGTCCGACAAGTTCATCGGCTCGGACGAGATGTGGGAGAAGGCCACCGCCGCCCTCCGCGAGGCCGCCGAGTCCACCGGGCTCGACCTCGTCCCCGACCCGGGCGGCGCGGCGTTCTACGGCCCCAAGATCTCCGTGCAGGCCAAGGACGCGATCGGGCGCACCTGGCAGCTGTCGACCATCCAGGTCGACCCCAACCAGCCCGAGCGGTTCGGCCTGGAGTACCAGGCGGCCGACGGCACCCGGCAGCGGCCCATGATGCTGCACCGGGCGCTGTTCGGGTCGATCGAGCGGTTCTTCGGCGTGCTGCTGGAGCACTACGCGGGCGCGATGCCGCCGTGGCTGGCGCCGGTGCAGGCGGTCGGCATCCCGATCGGCGACGTCCACGTCCCGCACCTGGAGAAGCTCGCCGCGCGGCTGCGCGAGCGCGGCCTGCGCGTCGAGGTGGACGCCTCCTCCGACCGGATGCAGAAGAAGATCCGCAACGCGCAGAAGCAGAAGGTCCCGTACATGCTGATCGCGGGCGACGACGACGTCGCCAAGGACGCGGTGTCGTTCCGGTACCGCAGCGGCGAGCAGAAGAACGGCGTCCCGGTCGACGAGGCGGTCGAGGAGATCGTCGAGGCCGTGCGGACCCGCGCGCAGGTCTGAGCCGGTACCCTCATCGATCACGTTCGAGGACCGGGGAGACAGCGGAGATGAAGGGCAGGAGGCCGGGGCGGCGGGGGCGGTCGCTCTGGCTCCGGATCGCCGGTTACACCGGCACCCTGGCGCTCGTCGCGGCCGCCGTCATCGTGCTCCTCATGCCCCTGATGGACGAGGGCACGAAGGGCGCCGCCGGCTTCGGCGGGACGGCGGCGCCGTCCGCGCCGGGAGGGGTGACGGGCCTCCCCGGAGGCGTGGGCCTGCCCGTCACCCCGACCGATCCCGCCCCGCAGCAGAACCGGAGCGGCCAGCCCTATCCCGGGTCCGGCGGGTCCGGCGGCCAGAGCGGCGGACCGCAGATCCCTCCGCAGAACGGATCGAGCGGCGGCGTCGGCGCCTGCCCGAAGGGGACGGCGTCCTACCGGGCCACCCCCACGGGCGTGGACGTCGTCGTCGCGGTGTCCGCCAGCGGCGCGATCCGGGCGGAGCTCTCACTGCGGGGGCGGGAGCCCACCGCCCAGCAGCGGACCGTGCGCAGCGGCGGGCCTCAGACGTTCCACTTCACGGGCGTCGCGCCTCAGCTGGTCGAGCGCGTCAAGGTCACCACGATCTCGGTGGGGGGCGGCATGGAGAACTGCTACGCCCGCCCCGCCTGACGGACGTCCTCGACCGACACGTTGACGGCGGCGACCCGCGTCCCCAGCATCATGCCCGCGACCCGCGCCACGTTCGCCTTCACCTTCGTCGCCACGTCCTTGATCACGAGGCCGTACTCGACGGCGATGGCGACGTCCAGCGTGACCTCGTCGTCGTTCTGGACGACGCGCACGCCCGTGGCGGCGGGCTCGTCCCGGACGGTGAGGCCGGCGACGCCCTCCACCTCCAGCGCGGCGAACGCCGCGATCTTCCCGATCACCGCGTTGCCGATCGTGATGCGGCCGTCGACCGGCGCGCTGAGGTCGCCGGACGATCCGTGCATCGTCATCGGCACCGCGTTCGGCCCGGACGACAGCACCCCCCGCGGGGGCGGGACCGACTGCTGGGCCGCGGTCGCGGGAGGCGCGGACAGCGGCGCCCCCTGCGGCATCCCCGGAAGGGGCGGGCCCTGGGACGGCAGACTCTGGGACGGCGCGACCGGGGACCCCGTGCCCTGCGACGGCGTGACGGGGGGAGGGTCCGTCTCCGGGCGGCCGGCGGGCGCCCCGGGGAACCGCGGTCCGGGCCCGGCCCCCGGCCCCTGCTCGGCGTTCCCGGTCTGGCGCTTGTCGAGCCCGGTCATGATCGCTCCCTGCGGTTCGGTCGGGTGACCATGGTGTCGGAGCGACGCGCGGAACGTCACGCAGGCACCGGATCGCGGGCGCGTCCGAAGACCCGCCGACGGGCCATGCTAGGGGATCCCGGCTACAGCCCCGGGGGCGTCTCTCTCTATGCTGCTGGTCAGGCCGTGAACAAAAGGAGACCGCCGCCTTGACCGCAGAGCCGGAGGAGTCCGTGGTGCAGCAGGGGCGCGAGGACGCGCCCGGGGCCGGCGCCGGGAACGAGCGCACGCCCCGCTTCGAGGAGGAGAGGGGCGGCGCCGGCACGCCCGACAACTTCCAGCGGCTCTGGACCCCGCACCGGATGGCCTACATCAAGGGCGAGAACAAGCCCACGGGCGCGGGCTCGGGCGACGGCTGCCCGTTCTGCGAGATCCCGAAGATGACCGACGAGGACGGGCTCATCGTGGCCCGCGGGGAGTCGGTCTTCACGGTGCTGAACCTCTACCCCTACAACTCGGGGCACCTGATGGTCGTCCCGTACCGGCATGTCGCCGACTACGCCGACCTCGAAGAGCCGGAGTACGTGGAGCTGGCGACGTTCACGCAGCGGTCCCTGACGGCGCTGCGCAAGGCGAGCGGCGCGCAGGGCTTCAACGTCGGCATGAACCTTGGCCTCGTCGCCGGCGCCGGCATCGCGGCCCACCTGCACCAGCACGTCGTCCCGCGCTGGGGCGGCGACACCAACTTCATGCCCGTCGTCGGGCACACCAAGGTGCTGCCGCAGCTGCTGCGCGACACCCGCCAGATGCTCGCCGACGCCTGGCCGCACGCCTGACCTTCCGGCGCGGTGCCGGCGGACCGGCGCCGCCCGTCCTAGGCGGGGGGCACGGCCCGCCGCAGGCCCCCGTCGCCCGGCGCGCGCGGCGGGGCCTGCGAGACGCTCACCAGCTCCGACATCGTGACGAACTCGAAGCCCTTGGCGCGCAGGCCGCGGATCATGGGGGCGAGGTTGCGCAGCGCGACCAGGCGGTCGTGGTTGCCGGTGTCATGGGCGAGCAGGATCGTGCCGGGCCCGGTGTTGCCGACGATGTAGTCCACCAGCGCCGGCGGGTCGTCCTCGTAGGTCTTCTCCAGCATCTTGATCGACCACAGCGCGATGTCGTACTCGAACCGGCAGGCGGCGCTCAGCGTGGTCCCGCCCAGATGGCCGAAGGGGGGCCGCAGGAACCGGGGCTCCTTCCCGACGATCCGCCCGATGGCGTTGTGGGCGCGCCGCAGCTGCTCCAGGGCGCGCTCGTCGGACAGGCGCGACAGGTCCTTGTGCTGCCAGGTGTGGTTCCCGGCCTCGTGCCGGTCCATCCGCCCGTGCACGAGCCGCGCGTGCCGGACGAGCCGCTCTCCGACGAGGAAGAACGTGGCCTTGACCCGCTCGGCGTCCAGGATGTCGTGCACCATGGGCGTCCAGTTGGGCATCGGGCCGTCGTCGAAGGTCAGGGCGACGAGCTTCTGGGCGGTGTCGACGCCCCAGACCACGTCGACGTGCGCGCTCCCGGGCCGCCACGGACCGGCGATGGGCACCGCCATCGCCGACGAGGGCGGGTTCCCGGAACCGACCACGGCGCCGACCGCCTCCGCCCCCGCGCCCAGCGTGACCGCTCCGGCGGCCGCCAGGCCGAACCCCTTGATGAACGCCCGGCGTCCGGGGGCGGCCGGATGCCGGGGGTCGTCCACGTTTGTCATTGTGCGACCACGATGCCACCGCGGACCAGGCCTGATCATCGGCCCTGCGGCCGAATCGCGGGTCACCCTGCGGGATGAGCCCGGCTCCCCCCGAGGTCCCGTCCGCGGGTGCCGGAAGTCACCGCGGCGGAGGTGGGAGACGGGGCGGGGCCCGGCCCGCGCCGGACCCCGCCCGCGGGCGCGCGCGGTCAGCCGTCCTTGGCGTCGGCGGCGACCTTGTCGGCGAGGTGCGGCGGAAGCGGCTCGTACCGCAGGAAGCCGCGGGTGAACGTGCCGGTGCCCTGCGACATCGACCGCAGGTCGATCGCGTACCGGACGATCTCCAGCTGCGGTACCTCGGCCTTGATCATCGTGCGTCCGCCGGGCACCGCCTGGGAGCCGAGCACCCGGCCGCGCCGCGAGGTGAGGTCGGACATGATCGGCCCCACGTACTCGTCGGCGATCAGCACCTCCACCTCGTCGACCGGCTCCAGCAGCAGGACCGGCACCTGGCCCGCCGCGTCCTTCAGCGCGAGCGCCCCGGCGGCCTGGAACGCCATGTCGGAGGAGTCGACCGAGTGCGCCTTGCCGTCGTGCAGCGTGACCTTGATGTCGACCATCGGGTAACCGGCCGAAACGCCGCGCTCCATCTGCTGCCGGACGCCCTTCTCGACCGACGGGATGAACTGGCGCGGGACGACCCCGCCGACGATCTTGTCGACGAACTCGAAGCCCTCGCCGGAGGGCAGCGGCTCCACGTCGATGTGGCAGATGCCGTACTGGCCGTGCCCGCCGCTCTGCTTGACGTGCCGGCCGAGGCCCTTCGCCGTCCCGCCGAAGGTCTCCCGCAGCGGGACGCGCAGGTCCACCCGCTCGACCTCGACGCCGTACCGGGCGCGCAGCCGGTCGATCAGCACGTCGGCGTGGGCCTCGCCCATGCACCACAGCACCAGCTGGCGCGTCTCGGCGTTGTTCTCCAGCCGCAGCGTCGGGTCCTCGGCGACGAGCCGGCCGAGCGCCTGGCTCAGCTTGTCCTCGTCGGCCTTGGACTTCGCGCGGATCGCGACCGGCAGCAGCGGGTCCGGCATGGACCAGGGGGCCATCACCATGGGAGCGCCCGGATCCGACAGCGTGTCGCCGGTCTCGGCGCGGCTGAGCTTGGCCACCGCGCAGATGTCGCCCGCCCCGCACGACGACACGGTGCGCTGCGTCTTGCCCAGCGGCGAGGTGAGCGCGCCGACGCGCTCGTCGACGTCGTGGTCCTCGTGGCCGCGGTCCTCCATGCCGTGCCCGGAGACGTGCACGGTCGTGTCGGGGCGCAGCGTCCCGGAGAAGACGCGGACCAGCGAGATCCGCCCGACGTAGGGGTCGGACGTGGTCTTGACGACCTCGGCGACCAGCGGCCCGTCCGGATCGCAGGAGATCTCCTTCGGGGGCCCGCCCGCCACCGGGGTCACCGGCGGGATGCCGTGCTCCAGGGGGGAGGGGAAGGCCTGGGTGATGACCTCCAGGAGTTCCAGCATGCCGACGACCGGGCCGGGGTGGTCGCCGTGCGGCACCGAGGTCGCGAGGACGGGGTAGAAGCTGCCGCGCGCCACCGCGGTCTCCAGGTCCTCGATGAGCGCCTTGACGTCGATCTCCTCGCCGGACAGGTAGCGGTCCATGAGGGTCTCGTCCTCGCTCTCCTGGATGATCCCCTCGATGAGCGAGGCGCGCTGCTCGGAGATCTGGTCCAGGTACCGGGGATCGGGGTCGCACTCGGTGCGCTTCCCGGTCGAGTAGTCGAGGCAGCGCTGCGACAGCAGCCCGATCAGGCCCTTGAGGCCGCCGTCGCCCTGGGCCGGGAAGTACAGCGGCGCGACGCCCTCGCCGAAGACGTCCTGGCAGGTCAGGACCACGTCGTCGTAGTCGCCGCGCTGCTGGTCGATCTTGGTGATGACGACCGCGCGGGGCATCCGCACCGCCGCGCACTCCTCCCAGATCATCCGGGTGAGCCCGTCGATGCCGTCCACCGCCGAGATCACGAACAGTGCCGCGTCGGCGGCGCGCAGCCCGGCCCGCAGGTCGCCGACGAAGTCGGCGTAGCCGGGGGTGTCGATGAGATTGACCTTGATGTCGCCGTGCGTCAGCGGTGCGAGCGCGAGGTTGACCGAGCGCTGCTGGCGCATCTCGATGTCGTCGAAGTCGCTGACGGTGGTGCCGTCCTCGACCTTCCCCGCCCGCTGCAGCGTGCCCGTGGCGGCGAGCAGCGCCTCGACGAGCGTGGTCTTGCCGGCCCCCGAATGGCCGACCAGCGCGACGTTGCGCACCCTGTCGCACCCGCCGGCCTCCGGTGCCCTGCCGGGGGCTCCCGGGTGGCCTCCCTTGTCCGCCATGACTACCTCCTCGGACGGGCCTCTCGCGGAGGCCCGCGTGCGGCTGGGGCCCGGCCCCACGGGCCCGGCCCTGACGTCCGAGTGCGGCGTCCGACCTCGTCCAACGCGCGTGACCGACGTCACACCCGTGTCAACAGCCTTTCCCGTGAGGGCCGGGATCACAAGGGGTGAACGGCAAACAACCGCGATCCGTCCGGACTGCGCGGCGGCGGGCCGGGCGCCCGGCCGCGCGTCCGCGGCGTGCGCACTACGATGGGCGCGCCGCGCGGGCGCCGGTCGCCCGCGGCGGGGCCGCTCCCGGTGAGGCAGACTCCCGGTGGCCGCGACTCCCGATGATCACGAGAACGGACGTCGATGCTCAACAAGATCAGGCCCGCGCTGGGGCGAGTCCTCACCCCCGTCGGACAGGCGGTCGCGCGGACCGGGGTCTCGCCGAACGCCATCACCGTCATCGGGACGATCGGCGTCGCCGCCGGCGCGCTCGTGCTGTTCCCCCGCGGGGAGTTCTTCTGGGGGACGATGGTCATCACCGCGTTCGTCCTGTTCGACATGCTCGACGGCGCGGTCGCCCGGGTCACCGGGAAGATCTCCGCGTTCGGCGCGTTCCTGGACTCCACCATGGACCGCGTCGCCGATGCCGCGATCTTCGCCGGGCTGATGATCGGGCTGTACCGGGCCGGCCAGGAGCCGCTCGCCGCGGTCGCCCTGTACTGCCTGGTCTCCGGGGTCGTGGTCTCCTACGCCAAGGCCCGCGCGGAGGGCCTCGGCTACACCTGCAACGTCGGCATCGCCGAGCGCGCCGAGCGCCTCATCGTCGCCCTGGTCGCGGCCGGGTTCGACGGGCTCGGCGTCCCCTACATCCTCGCCGTCGCCCTGTGGGGCCTCGCCGTGCTGAGCACCATCACGGTCGGGCAGCGGTTCGCCGCGGTGTACGCCCAGGCGAGCGCCGGCGCGGGCGCCGGGGCCGGGAACGGCGCGCAGAACGGGGCCGAGAAGACGCCGGAGCCTCGTCCATGACCACGCCCCGCCGCGCGGTGGCGCCGCCGTCGCTACGTGACGAGGTGACCGACGCCGTCTACGCCCTGGGCTGGACGGTCGTCCGCAAGATGCCGGAGAGCGCGGCGCGCGTGGTGTTCGCCGCGCTCGCCGACCGCACCTGGCACCGCCACGGCGGCGGGGTCCGGCAGCTCGAGAAGAACCTGTGCCGCGTCCTCGGCAAGGACGCCGTGGACGACGAGGTCCGCATCCTCAGCAAGAAGGTCCTGCGCTCCTACTTCCGCTACTGGCTGGAGGTCTTCCGGCTGCCCGAGTACGACCGGGCGCGGATCCTCGGCCGGATGCGGGTCACCGGCGAGAAGAAGATCTTCACCAACCTCGACTCCGGGCGCGGCGTCATCCTGGCGCTGCCCCATATGGGCAACTACGAGCACGCCGGCGCTTGGCTGGTGCACAACGGCCATCCCTTCACCACCGTCGCCGAACGGCTCGAACCCGCGTCGCTGTTCGACCGGTTCGTCGAGTTCCGCGAGAGCCTCGGGATGGAGGTGCTCGCGCACAAGGGCGCCGCCGCCTACGGGCGGATGGCGCAGCGGCTGCGCGCCGGGCGGCCGGTGTGCCTGGTCGTCGACCGCGACCTGACCGAGACCGGCGTGGACGTCCGGTTCTTCGGCGCCACCGCCCGGATGCCCGCCGTGTCGGCCGCCCTGGCCCTCCAGACGGGCGCCGCCCTCATTCCCGTGACACTCTGGTATGAGGGCGAGTACTGGGCGGCGCGGGTCCACGAGGAGATCCCCGTCCCGGACGGGGGCACCAGACAGGAGAAGATCCAGGCCATGACCCAGGACCTCGCGCGCGCCTTCGAGGAGGGCATCGCCGCCCACCCCGAAGACTGGCACATGCTGCAGAAGGTCTGGGTGGACGACCTCGCGGACGGCCGAAGATGAGGGCCGCCCGATGAAGGTGGGACTCGTCTGCCCCTACACCTGGGACGTGCCCGGCGGCGTCCAGCAGCACATCGGCGACCTCGCCGAGGCGCTGATCGCGCTCGGCCACGAGGTGTCGGTCATCACGCCCGCCGACGACGACGCCGACCTGCCGCCCTACGTCGTGTCGGCCGGGCGCGCCGTCCCCGTCCCCTACAACGGCTCGGTCGCGCGGCTGGCGTTCGGTTTCCTGTCGGCCGGCCGGGTCCGGCGCTGGATCCGCGAGGGCGGGTTCGACGTCCTGCACGTCCACGAGCCCGCCGCGCCCTCGCTCGGGCTGCTCGCCTGCTGGGCGGCCGACGGGCCCATCGTCGGGACCTTCCACGCGTCCTACGAGAGGTCGCGGGCGCTGTCGGCCACCGCGCCGATCCTGCAGAGCGCCCTGGAGAAGATCACCGGCCGTATCGCGGTGTCGGAGGCGGCCCGCACCACCCTCGTCGAGCACCTCGGCGGCGACGCCGTGCTGATCCCCAACGGCGTCGCGACCGAGCGCTACGCGATGGCGGAGCCGCTGCCCGGCTGGCGCGGCCGCACGGACGCGCCGCCCGGGGGCGGCGACGGCGGAGCGCTCGGCTTCCTCGGCCGGATGGACGAGCCGCGCAAGGGCCTGCAGGTGCTGCTGCGCGCCTTCGAGATCCTCGGCCGGGCGCGCCCCGGGCTGCGGCTGCTGCTCGCCGGGCCCGGTGACGCCGGCGACGTGCTGGCCCGGGTCCCGGCCGACCTCCGCGACCGCGTC
The sequence above is a segment of the Actinomadura coerulea genome. Coding sequences within it:
- the thrS gene encoding threonine--tRNA ligase, with protein sequence MSTVSELRITLDGSERAVPAGTTAGQALEADGRTVIAARVNGELRDLAGELRDGDAVEPVEIGSDDGRAIMRHSAAHVMAQAVQELFPEAKLGIGPPVENGFYYDFDVAEPFTPDDLKRVEKRMREIVKQGQRFSRRPVSDEDARAELAGEPYKLELIGLKGSGPDAADGAEVEVGGGELTIYDNLDAKSGEPRWKDLCRGPHLPSTRVIPAFKLMRSGGAYWRGSEKNPQLQRIYGTAWESREKQDEYLRFLEEAEKRDHRRLGAELDLFSFPNEIGSGLAVFHPKGGAVRKVMEDYSRRRHEEEGYEFVNTPHITKGHLFETSGHLGWYKDDMFPAMEVDGGDYYLKPMNCPMHNLIFRARGRSYRELPLRLFEFGSVYRYEKSGVVHGLTRVRGMTQDDAHIYCTEEQMGEEIKRLLDFVLGLLRDYGLNEFYLELSTRDESDKFIGSDEMWEKATAALREAAESTGLDLVPDPGGAAFYGPKISVQAKDAIGRTWQLSTIQVDPNQPERFGLEYQAADGTRQRPMMLHRALFGSIERFFGVLLEHYAGAMPPWLAPVQAVGIPIGDVHVPHLEKLAARLRERGLRVEVDASSDRMQKKIRNAQKQKVPYMLIAGDDDVAKDAVSFRYRSGEQKNGVPVDEAVEEIVEAVRTRAQV
- a CDS encoding Asp23/Gls24 family envelope stress response protein; protein product: MTGLDKRQTGNAEQGPGAGPGPRFPGAPAGRPETDPPPVTPSQGTGSPVAPSQSLPSQGPPLPGMPQGAPLSAPPATAAQQSVPPPRGVLSSGPNAVPMTMHGSSGDLSAPVDGRITIGNAVIGKIAAFAALEVEGVAGLTVRDEPAATGVRVVQNDDEVTLDVAIAVEYGLVIKDVATKVKANVARVAGMMLGTRVAAVNVSVEDVRQAGRA
- a CDS encoding HIT family protein, with product MTAEPEESVVQQGREDAPGAGAGNERTPRFEEERGGAGTPDNFQRLWTPHRMAYIKGENKPTGAGSGDGCPFCEIPKMTDEDGLIVARGESVFTVLNLYPYNSGHLMVVPYRHVADYADLEEPEYVELATFTQRSLTALRKASGAQGFNVGMNLGLVAGAGIAAHLHQHVVPRWGGDTNFMPVVGHTKVLPQLLRDTRQMLADAWPHA
- a CDS encoding polysaccharide deacetylase family protein, whose protein sequence is MDDPRHPAAPGRRAFIKGFGLAAAGAVTLGAGAEAVGAVVGSGNPPSSAMAVPIAGPWRPGSAHVDVVWGVDTAQKLVALTFDDGPMPNWTPMVHDILDAERVKATFFLVGERLVRHARLVHGRMDRHEAGNHTWQHKDLSRLSDERALEQLRRAHNAIGRIVGKEPRFLRPPFGHLGGTTLSAACRFEYDIALWSIKMLEKTYEDDPPALVDYIVGNTGPGTILLAHDTGNHDRLVALRNLAPMIRGLRAKGFEFVTMSELVSVSQAPPRAPGDGGLRRAVPPA
- a CDS encoding elongation factor G-like protein EF-G2; protein product: MADKGGHPGAPGRAPEAGGCDRVRNVALVGHSGAGKTTLVEALLAATGTLQRAGKVEDGTTVSDFDDIEMRQQRSVNLALAPLTHGDIKVNLIDTPGYADFVGDLRAGLRAADAALFVISAVDGIDGLTRMIWEECAAVRMPRAVVITKIDQQRGDYDDVVLTCQDVFGEGVAPLYFPAQGDGGLKGLIGLLSQRCLDYSTGKRTECDPDPRYLDQISEQRASLIEGIIQESEDETLMDRYLSGEEIDVKALIEDLETAVARGSFYPVLATSVPHGDHPGPVVGMLELLEVITQAFPSPLEHGIPPVTPVAGGPPKEISCDPDGPLVAEVVKTTSDPYVGRISLVRVFSGTLRPDTTVHVSGHGMEDRGHEDHDVDERVGALTSPLGKTQRTVSSCGAGDICAVAKLSRAETGDTLSDPGAPMVMAPWSMPDPLLPVAIRAKSKADEDKLSQALGRLVAEDPTLRLENNAETRQLVLWCMGEAHADVLIDRLRARYGVEVERVDLRVPLRETFGGTAKGLGRHVKQSGGHGQYGICHIDVEPLPSGEGFEFVDKIVGGVVPRQFIPSVEKGVRQQMERGVSAGYPMVDIKVTLHDGKAHSVDSSDMAFQAAGALALKDAAGQVPVLLLEPVDEVEVLIADEYVGPIMSDLTSRRGRVLGSQAVPGGRTMIKAEVPQLEIVRYAIDLRSMSQGTGTFTRGFLRYEPLPPHLADKVAADAKDG
- the pgsA gene encoding phosphatidylinositol phosphate synthase: MLNKIRPALGRVLTPVGQAVARTGVSPNAITVIGTIGVAAGALVLFPRGEFFWGTMVITAFVLFDMLDGAVARVTGKISAFGAFLDSTMDRVADAAIFAGLMIGLYRAGQEPLAAVALYCLVSGVVVSYAKARAEGLGYTCNVGIAERAERLIVALVAAGFDGLGVPYILAVALWGLAVLSTITVGQRFAAVYAQASAGAGAGAGNGAQNGAEKTPEPRP
- a CDS encoding phosphatidylinositol mannoside acyltransferase, coding for MTTPRRAVAPPSLRDEVTDAVYALGWTVVRKMPESAARVVFAALADRTWHRHGGGVRQLEKNLCRVLGKDAVDDEVRILSKKVLRSYFRYWLEVFRLPEYDRARILGRMRVTGEKKIFTNLDSGRGVILALPHMGNYEHAGAWLVHNGHPFTTVAERLEPASLFDRFVEFRESLGMEVLAHKGAAAYGRMAQRLRAGRPVCLVVDRDLTETGVDVRFFGATARMPAVSAALALQTGAALIPVTLWYEGEYWAARVHEEIPVPDGGTRQEKIQAMTQDLARAFEEGIAAHPEDWHMLQKVWVDDLADGRR
- a CDS encoding glycosyltransferase family 4 protein codes for the protein MKVGLVCPYTWDVPGGVQQHIGDLAEALIALGHEVSVITPADDDADLPPYVVSAGRAVPVPYNGSVARLAFGFLSAGRVRRWIREGGFDVLHVHEPAAPSLGLLACWAADGPIVGTFHASYERSRALSATAPILQSALEKITGRIAVSEAARTTLVEHLGGDAVLIPNGVATERYAMAEPLPGWRGRTDAPPGGGDGGALGFLGRMDEPRKGLQVLLRAFEILGRARPGLRLLLAGPGDAGDVLARVPADLRDRVVVLGLVSEADKVRAYHSVDVFVAPNLGGESFGIVLAEAMAAGAPIIASGIEAFDRVLRGGRAGVLFPVGDHEALAAAAGDLLDDPPRRKQLSAEARAAVRTYDWSSVARDVLRVYETVTGGRARVVESGLGA